The Harmonia axyridis chromosome 3, icHarAxyr1.1, whole genome shotgun sequence nucleotide sequence TTTGAATCAACGATCTTCTTTTGAACTGAATGATTTCTGAATTGGTGCTATAATTTCTGAAGGGAAAATTGGAGTTTCAAACGAGTATTTATTACGTTAGAATATTTTAAATGCTATGTTGtggaaaactataaaaattttataCACAATCGTGTACTCATTCATAAAATACCGAAGATTCAAAAAAGTGTACAATTGTTTACCTTTATGAAACAATTTTCATTAcacaataaatttgaattttattcatcaggAAATCTCCAGTGTAAGAGGGACAGTGAAGATTGATATTAATCAAGTCAACTCGAGTCACCCCTCTATAATCCCCACCAGAGAGCCATAGAAGTACGACCGCATACGTCGGAAAAACAATTAAGCAACAAATCATGATCCGTCctaggattttcaactaatattCACATAATAACAGCTAGATAATGTGGAGGTTCGTCGTGGCCGTAGTCACAGGTCGAGGTCTACGTCAGAGAGCCTCCAGGCCCGCTATAATCGAGTTGGGGTAACGTCACGGCAAGTGATGATTTCGCTAACAAGGTGCTCAAGAAATAGGAGGGCTGGCCTCGTATAATCACAGGTTTATAGACCTGGTTATAAGTCATGCTGGGAGGTCCGATATTGATATACCTGGGTTGTCTATACGCACCGGGACGAGGAGGATGCTCCGGCCATGCCACCGATGGTtatgattgaaattattgatgtTAGCGGACCAGAGAATTCCAGGTTGGTGAAAAGATAAGGGGTATCGTCTTACGATGCCCCGTTCGTGTTTGAGGAGCTGATTTGCGGTGAGCTGTTGAGGGAAGGAAGTCCATCTAGAAGAGTAACAGAAAACGGATACAATTCGAGTGCATAGTGATCATAGTTATCATCCCAATTACAGATgaaattataacgggtgttttttttcgaggtatatatctttaagttggcattactattcaaggtggcgaccgatttaacagctgtcaagtgatttattctcagtttggtttggcaattcatcatgaatagactcacgcctgaacaacgcttacaattagtgcaattttatttcgaaaataatggttctgtgcggaatacgtatcgggcactacgtccattttattttgtttagcgatgaagcgcacttctggttgaatggctacgtcaacaaacaaaactgctgcatttggagtgaagctaatcctcaagtgtatgtcgaaacactgttacatccagaaaaactgactgtttggtgcgctttatgggctggtggaatcattggtccgtacttctccaaaaacgatgatggccagaacttacagtcaatggtgatcggtatagagccatgattactaactttttcattcctgaattgaacaaccatgatgtccaggagatgtggttccaacaagacggcgcaacatgtcacacagctcgtgccacaatcgatttattgaaagacacgtttggtgaacgcctaatttcacgttttggacctgtgaattggccttcaagatcttgtgatttaacaccgctactCTACTTCCTGTGCGGCTATGTAAAataattggtctatgcggataagccacaaacccttgaccatttaggcaaatcatcatgaatagagtcacgcctgaacaacgcttgcaaatagtgcaattttatttcgaaaataatggtctgtgcggaatactatcgcgaactacgtctattttatcgttgacaaaatcgtccatcagagcagttaattcgattaaccatggaacgttttcgcaccacgtttactcttattgataactcgcatccccagagacgccgtacggtgcgtacagaagaagctattgctgctgtagaccgtagcattgaggaagacctgAAAGAGTCTAtccgagcacaggaattggatctgtgtccatccactttatggaagatttctGGTTCAAAACAGTTCAAAATTATCCTCATCAACTATATGTTTTTGTTAAAGCAGAAGGAATTCTCACGAACGAACTACCCTTATTAAGGATAGAATAGTGTTGGATTCCGTGACCTacccagggccggcgttaggggtgaaacagtgaagatACTGTTGCAGGCGCCTCAATTTGAGGGGCAGCAATTCGTCTCAGTTTGCTGGCCGCTTTTCATttttcatccttgattcttgAAAACATCCTATAAGGTTGTTCCACtccgctgcgtttgtcaacattcctTGCTATAAAAACCTCCAAACCGCCTTTACAAAGCCGACTGGATTATAAATAGGACATGGTAGCCCAAGCAAGATAAACAGAATTCCCAATTGCCTTCATTGCAAGAGGgttaaaatcattaattatttcaCAAATACCAAAAACAATACTAttttcgctttcgaattattaggAAGCCGatttttacacattcaacatatggaaaattcctacgatttgcATTCAtaactagttactgttaaatgccaaatgtgatcagcggaacacatgttcgtaatcccaattagttttcgaatcaatactgaaactttgcatgccctaccgccctttgtattttgtggtgAGATAGTGCAGTGTGATAGTGATGCAGTGTCATGTGGATGTGAAAATCTCTCTAACCTCaaagtgtcactgtttggtgcggtttttgagctcgtggtgtgattggaccttagtTATTGGAAAATAAGGGTAGTGCCATTGTAATGGTGAATGGATTGCACTATCGAGCTACGATTGATGGTTTTTAATTTAACGAGGAAGTTAATAATTTTGATTATATGTATTCtttaagagggaataccaccatGTGACTGCTCAGTCATgaaataagagatatttctCCTTAAAAATCGCCGAGTACAAGCATACTGGTAACAAGGCCTAATCTATAGCCCATTAAGCAAGAATAAACAGTGTCTGTCACCTGTATATTCAGCTTCGACTTATACTAATTTGTCGAAACAGAATTGCAACATCAATAATTCTGACTAAACCATATAGTTTTAACCAGCAAATCATCTTTACATAAGTGTATCAACATTATAAGGATATTAGAAGCCACCAACCCCAAATTAAATATCCACCCCATGTATATTTCCCGAAGATAGAACTTCAAGTTACAAATAAACCAACAGTTTGTCAAGAATCGGATAGAACTTTGATTCCTGCAATATTCAGTAGGCTCTTTATGAAGCATTTTCTTATCGTTTGGCTTCTACCCTGTAATTTCGTCCTATTTTATATTCTGGGGCGCAAGTTTTGGAAAGCATTTTTCATAATGCCCTATGTATTATTAGGGCCTACTACTTTGAATAGTAGAAAGAGTGATCGATaggtatttttcaatattcatgaaatgaGTAAAAGATGATATTGACGCCTTAAAATAACTCCATAATCAATTGTAAGCGGTTAATAAATTAGAACATTCAGCACTTGTATTAAGAGTGGCATTATTAATGTTGATATttcctttgttttttttttaatggaagtATGTCACTTAATTCGAAGGTCTTTCAATAACCTATTCTCCTTCTGCTTTAACCTTCCAAATATGCTCAGTGGCTGTTTCTCATCTTAACACGACTTATGTGGGTAGACTGCCGCTCTACCGCTTTTGAGGTCTTTCTATGCTTTGCCCTTCTGACGGTGATCTGTCTCTGGCTACCTTCACCATTCGGGGTGATTCGGATAATAAGAtcattcttttcaatttttttacccATAATCCACTCGTTGATATTCTTGATTTGGCAAGCCGTCTGATGTCTTCGCTCCTTTACCTGTCTCGAATTATTCTCACAGCTATTCTCCGAACGACTCTTATGTCTGTCGCTTCCACAAATTGCTGAGTTCTTGATGCTTCAGGTCTTGTCTCTGTTGCAGATTTCAGTAGATATAGACGTATTGCAGTCTTGTATATATGTAATTTTGCTTCCATTCGCAGATATTTGTTGTTGACTACTTTGTCATTGAGTTTTGAGGCTGTTCTTGTTGCTTTGATAGCTTGCCCTCTCACTGCAGGTTTTAACCCTTTGTGTCCTAGTGTGTCCACTGTGGGGACgcaagttaataatttttttctcatacgCCTAATGCGCTCACCGTATAGCCACATATTGCTTAGTTCGCGTAAATACCGTATCTACAGATAGGAGCGCGAACTACATCGCTGATCCATACGGAAATGCATAGGATGTAAACTTATATCCACGATTGCGTACTAGCTACATGAAGCAGTTATTTTATCGTGTTTCGAAGTGAAAAAAAACATGGAAGGTAGGTGTTTTTCtttggaaatatataaaaacttattattataaattgtcatGTTCGTGAGCTAATGTGAATatcatctaataataattttatttttcgcgTGAATGTCGGTGGTCTCGTCTTGGGGACACAAAGCAAAtggtaactttttcattttttttttcagagaaaacaTCATTCTTATTTCGTGATTTGGAAGAGTTGAATTCTCAGGATTTATTCTCTCTTCTAGAAGAAATACCATCTGGGAACAACTCGGAGGTTGATGATTGTTCTGATGATGAGTTACTTCAAGGGAAGGATGTGGAAATTGAGAATGACTTGATTGACATAAATTCTCTCGATATCGTTTATACGGACGATCttttagaaattgaaaattgtgttGTACATCAATCCAATAATTCAATGAATGTAGCTGCAGATCAAGATTTATGTAACGGCGAAGATGAAATTGATTTGGATACTGTAAAGCAAAAAATTTGACGGAATAATACGATTTCGACAACTGAAAATTCGTACTGCccacaaaataaaaaagaattcaacGAATCTTATGGACTGtttaaaaattttcttcagaatttcATACGAAGTAGATTTTTGTATtaggtttcaataaaaataataatatgatttacattgtgtaaaatttcttCATTGCCTAGTGTCCCCACAATGAAGACAAATCCCTTGTCCGAAAACTCAAAAACATGTTTTTCACTTTATTCAATCATACTTGAATACTATTAttcgattttcaacagaaaaatatcgataaaattaaTTCCGGTCACAAAGGGTTAAATTGCTAAAGTTCGACATTTTTATGTCCAAATAATGGAATATCATCTTCTGGTCAATTATTATGTTGTTATCAATTGCCAATTTACATCTTAGAGATATTTTTGCTATAGTAATGCACTTAGATTAGAGAAGGAGCTAGAGATCATTCGACCTCGCGTACACGATGATCTAAAGATCTATTTTAGTCATTCACTTCGTCTTAGACACTGAAACTTTGATCCCAGCGTTTTTGCGACCGTGTTTAATGTGAAGAGGAGCCTTTGCAAGTTATCCTCTTTTTCCAGCACCAAGACTGCATCATCAGCATATCACTAAATCTTCACTTCTCTACTTCTCATATGATAGTCTCTGTTCTTGTGGACATTCCTTATGATCTGATCCATAAAAATGTTAAAGAGTAGTGGACTCAATGAGGCATTTTGGAATAAATCTCTTCCTACGGCTATTGATTCGTTGTCCATCTTTGCTTGTATTCGATTAGTTCGGGAAATATCCTCAATAGTTTTTATGATTTAACTAGGTATTGGTCATACTAGAAGTCTATCATACAAGAGGcgttcaaaaaatggcacagaaatctagtgttttcgtttgaaaaaatataactttgggtcaaaccttcgtaattgaaaatcctACTCAAAAAACGAGCACGTCACTGGATGCTACGTGAAAAAGTCCCTGCATAATGTTTagatttcagagctctatcatcagtagtagcggagatataaattttatttgtttctcatttgtaaacgccagtttccaaaaacacaatattaatcaagaaagtttattttatcaagtcactaacttgtaaaactgactgttaacttgcaaaatttttacaagttagtagtattatttacataagaaaattttgttttatcgtcatatatgttgaaaatcatggtacaattgttatttccagtaacacagattttgattatgaaagagttgatactgatgatgatgaaccatctgttgttaaattttttgtttgccgcaatgtcacaataacgtatttttccatatcttctacatcattcatgtttaaggggagaatttcgtcacatcgacaacatccaaaaatcccaaatattgttacaattttcgccagcaaccGCTGGTCATCAGaagcatgtaaaagaaattgttcagcctcttctttacttaataccttggccttttttggcgtataacgctcattttttcgtttcagaaaagctattaccttttgaaatctgcaaatgacaactaaacgtcatatttttcaataaattttttaaggaaaacaaacctgcgaacaggggcattttctttcatttccaagcagcttttcagcatagaccattttgcccataaagtattagggctgaatctagctgatagttgattcaagaagacgaataaaacatcttcagttaccccaatcacactatttttgttttgtcactttttgaagtcgtcgtattctcgctcgtaccttgaagctgatttttcaggtaataaacttgaagctacactactggctgcctcaataatttcttttggtacattcattctcgctttcgccaaaacaaatgaaaaaaaaataaacagacatgttcatggcaacgcttccatagcttacgacatttgaaacaaattattgagatttttttggaattaatctaatgttttttcaaatgagaaacaaataaaatataaaacaatacacgcaaggtaacgggttttgcaggctcaaggaggtaactgactcgcctgcggctcgtcaattatattctatattcgccagtaaaaaccctcttaccttgctaataatgttatatactatattTCGATATCGCCATATTTCCTATTTCCGCTTATAAATCGAAATCAAAAGACGGTGGCCAAAATTGAATAggtactactcttgttagtttctcagaaaaagagaacaagAATTAGGTATTGAATTTTGTCTCCTCTGCTCCAGAAGTTGTAATGCTAAATCATCGAAATTTAACCTCCCTGTGAAATTACTTTCTCATTGAAATTGTCAAGGCTATAAAATTTCCCAAAAATTATATCACCtaaattttttcagtagaaatGTTGATTtaagaaattgaaataattaaaaagttAAGAACTAAATAatgtttaattattttcaactctGAAGGACGTAAAATATAACAGCATTATAAGGTGATTCCGTAAAATCCTTATCACTAACCCTTTCGCCTTTGAAAGCGTGTTGTGGAGTGATTTGTTGATAggcatttcgaaaaaaaaatgaaaaagacaagTTATCGAAGGCTCCAAGTGTATGCGACTTAATATACGGTAAAATTTTTGAACAACCATCCTAGTGGGCTACATTCGACAACAACATTCCAAAAATTAATCTCTCGGTTCAAGTGAGTTATCTGAATCGAATATAATTCATTGTAAATGGACCTATAACATTCTACATATCAGACAGAAgtacataattattaattagtTAGAATTCCATTAAAGAGGTAGAACATGGAAACGAAATGCTTTGAATAGAGAATAAAAGTCTCTAGATTATTTCTGAAGAACAACGGTTTTATAAACGATTCAATTCTTTatgaaaggaccccgcacggttTCTGTGGAAAATGGGTCCCAGTCGAGTTGGCTGAAAATTTAGtataatgtagtttatgaaATCCTGATCAAATGACTCCATGGGCACAACAAGATCTACTGTacagtttttgaaatatagggTGTCAAACATGCAGAGAGAGGGTTGTTACTTACCTTTAGAAAATCATGTGGCGATTCTTTTGTTACAAAAAGTTGAAGATAAAAATTACAATCTCAATATTGTCGACACGAGTTGTAATAAGAAGTTATAAGACTCCGTATACAGGGTTATcaataattacataatttttatgtaattcCTCGAACAAACTCCGTCTAACGCAAAAGCTGGTAGACTTGcagaataagtaaaaaaaatttgattttaatattggTTGATCTGAGGTTACTATTATACGGGGTCTTCCACTTTTTTAGttgtaataatttaatttttttcaggaacatatagaaaaattaaaagcagaaaactaaatataatatgaTCAATATTCTGCGGCTCTTGTCTATTTGTTGCAactgtgaccatccccacttcgccattgaaagagaatacttgtttatttgatataGTATCATGTAGATGTATTGATTGTTGCACTGTTACACTGGAACATGGGTATTCTCCGGAATAACGTGGAATATCCTATCTTTCCGAATGTATTTACCAAACCTGAATATGTATTATAGTCTGGATAtaaagcttcgtgcaaaatttcgtctGGATACCATGACCATAACCATAAAAGTTTCAAaaagaatatggaaaaataattgGCTTGAAATTTTGGGggtatgaaataacaatttcaagtttcgtgTAAATTTCCAAGCAGATCACatgatcagaaccatagaaaattcaagagaaatATTGTGAAAAACATACCCATTAGGTCAGTAATGGACCCGATTGAGATATTATTTACCTGTACCtttaagtttttaaaataataatttcaagttcttGTTGGTCTGTCTGTATACGCATACCTCCGAAACTTCCAAACAGTAAAAGCAAGCAGGTTGGCAGGTTCAAACAGACGATGCCAAATATACAGGGTTGGGATAGTGTATGGAACCAAGTAAATATCTTTTGAACGAAAAGgacaatatttatgaaattttgcaggtgAGTGCATTGGCTCATAATGCATCTGATGTACAATTTTTTGTTCTTTGCAGATCTTTGGATTTCGAATGCGCACATTCTGGGTATAGTGTAACGAATCTAATAAAGACGAGGAATAATTTACTGTTATAATACTTCTAGAATAGCTAAATTTATTTACCTACTGAAGACTAATGGGaataatgttttcaacaaaattaaatcaaatgtTCAAAATGCCCGACGTTCACCTCTTGACAGTTTGCCATCCTATTAAGAAATTCTTGAGTCACTCTTTCCAAGACCTTTTCACGTATCAGTTCACATTCATCAATAATATCCcatataaattaaaaaagttgaGGGTAGTTCCGgttcaatcaattttttcattcgaattccATCAATCCAGCTCAAACAATTTGTGGAAACAGGTTCTGGACAGTTtgatattgattatttttatttaatgacgaattttttttatggatattACAAAAATGATCAGTACTAGAATATCCGAATAGGGATTTACACataaatgttcataaccagtcGATTTTGGTTGTCATTCctttttcgaggtgtataactttaagttggcattactgttcaagatggcgacggatttaacagctgtcaaatgatttattctcagtttggtttggcaattaatcatgaatagactcacgcttgaaaaacgcttgcgaatagtgcaattttatttcgaaaataatggttctgtgcggaatacgtattgcgcactacgtccatttcattttgtttagcgatgaagcgcacttctggttgaatggctacgtcaacaaaaaaaactgccgcatttggagtgaagctaagcctaatgtgtatgtcgaaacaccgttacatccagaaaaactgactgtttggtgcgctttatgggctggtggaatcattggtccgtacttcttcaaaaacgatgatggccagatcgataaagtcaatgatgatcggtatatgGCCATGAtcacttactttttcattcctgaattgaataaccatgatgtccaggagctgtggttccaacaagacggcgcaacatgtcacacagctcgtaccttTCTTTTTTACTCTTGACACACAGTGGTGAgtgaggattttttttttctttcttttgagaGCCGCCAGGAAGTACATATTCCCTTTCTTGCTGTAATTAActctaaatttcattcaaattgaataaatttccttcttataataactctcggatcatttgtaccttttttttttctttgtatttcattgtttcttataacataagtttttttttcactttccggaaagtattcaataagtaactcatttttatataatagtttataatttctgtcaattccaaatttcatacaatacttttgatactatttttctaaattcaacCAGAACATTTTTATCTCCGACAATTGTACAAATCTAATTTCCTGAATTTTACTCTCCACGCATGCTCAAGCATCCATTTTGATACGAAGAAGATTCCACAATTCCTGTACAAGTTCCTAACCAGGCTGCACTGAATCTGCATCCTGATCAAGGTTACACAGAAACCTTCATCTAATATTTGGACGAAATACTGCAAGTGCCGTTGAAGTGGGGAGTTTCACTTCAGGCGAGCATCCACCAAATTGGAACCCgagatttgaattgtttttcaccacttcgatccaagagcaatattctgatatcaagCAACTATCAAAATTGAGAAACAAGATCTTCCAAGtgagatatcaaaattcatctttcgataacctacttattccaaattctgtctgGAGACCTAATATCCGAAATGTAAgatcagtgaaattttcatcatttgtaaatgttctgagtttatttttttctcagccttcagcaatattttttttggaaattctgaatttattttttttctcagccttcagcaatatttttttcaaattgttttaatatatttgtaaaatttaattcgttttatttcttaCCACTAAGCAAGTTCTCTCTTATCTATCTCCCGTTTCTCTTACTtgacttcatttttttcttatcatctctatttatattttttttgagaaatttcatttttatgaaatttggtttacttTA carries:
- the LOC123674598 gene encoding uncharacterized protein LOC123674598, with product MEEKTSFLFRDLEELNSQDLFSLLEEIPSGNNSEVDDCSDDELLQGKDVEIENDLIDINSLDIVYTDDLLEIENCVVHQSNNSMNVAADQDLCNGEDEIDLDTVKQKI